One window of Phycisphaeraceae bacterium genomic DNA carries:
- a CDS encoding adenosylcobalamin-dependent ribonucleoside-diphosphate reductase, with the protein MKISRRFTSANSDPFSSVKWVKRSSKISNPDGSIVFEMKDAEVPESWSQLATDIMVSKYFRKAGVPQADGLKGPEKSARQVIHRLAGCWRFWGEKHGYFDSASDAQAFYDELCYMMVHQICAPNSPQWFNTGLNFAYGISGPAQGHFVADHKTGAVTLASDAYTHPQPHACFIQSVDDDLVSEGGIMDLWVREARLFKYGSGTGTNFSSLRGEGEKLSGGGKSSGLMSWLRIGDRAASAVKSGGTTRRAAKMVCLDMDHPDIETFINWKVREEVKVAALVEGLKVLKKGNKEIADTSERLGLKLDYDFNGEAYYTVSGQNSNNSVRIPDSFFDALDKDGDWNTTWRVNGKVARSFKASNLWEQIGFAAWRCADPGVQFDGTINAWHTCPSAGRINASNPCSEYMFLDNTACNLASLNVLRFYDADARTFDVERYEHAIDLWTMVLEISVLMAAFPSKPIAELSWKYRTLGLGYANLGAMLMQAGIPYDSEEARAVCATLSSILTGRSYRMSALMAGEHGPFPGYGPDKANMLRVIRNHRFAAYGEARDSDSYEDLRIRPVPIDHKLFKSGKIAIANAEQILDRAVVAWDEALTEGTRFGFRNAQTTVIAPTGTIGLLMDCDTTGVEPDFALVKFKKLAGGGYFKIANESVRPALKALGYSDDHIKEIMEYLLGTLHLNVAVPPHTGGLKTNMTLSSLLRSKGVTEDEVQAITMSLPSMFELTFAFGAFAVGEETLKLLGVDPAKARADYSFNLLKHLGLSDVQIEGLNRAICGTQTIEGAPHLKAEHLPVFDCANKCGKLGQRYIAAEGHIRMMAAAQPFISGAISKTINLPNEATVDDIKSCYRLSWELGLKANALYRDGCKLSQPLSSTADEAKSELKKEDEKAIEVEVVSGSDEDANELAEARAEVAGDVARMASAVQVGNERVVVETQVQIVHRPMRRRLPDTRPSLTHKFNVAGHEGYLSVGLYEDGRPGELFITMSKEGSTIGGLMDSLGTAVSVALQYGVPVESLVNKFSHQRFEPAGMTENRDIPFAKSLVDYIFRWLGMQFIPGYREAHAPKREPEAPTPVATEVRISLEHEAPSAGRDPAPGRLTVDSPRSVQAFAETFTRAGTAVGAVKAHLAPAPQTVATVAASALSAAMESLGDAPACDGCGTITVRSGTCYKCLNCGASMGCS; encoded by the coding sequence ATGAAGATTTCTCGCCGCTTCACTTCTGCAAATTCCGACCCCTTCTCCTCTGTCAAGTGGGTGAAGCGATCGTCGAAGATTTCCAACCCCGACGGCTCGATTGTCTTCGAGATGAAAGACGCCGAGGTTCCGGAGAGTTGGTCGCAGCTCGCGACCGATATCATGGTCAGCAAGTACTTTCGCAAGGCGGGAGTGCCGCAGGCGGATGGATTGAAGGGGCCGGAGAAATCGGCGAGGCAGGTGATCCACCGTCTGGCTGGTTGCTGGCGCTTCTGGGGCGAGAAGCACGGATACTTCGATTCGGCGTCGGATGCGCAGGCGTTCTACGACGAACTCTGCTACATGATGGTGCACCAGATCTGCGCGCCCAACAGCCCGCAGTGGTTCAACACGGGCTTGAATTTTGCGTACGGGATCAGCGGGCCGGCGCAAGGCCACTTCGTCGCCGATCATAAGACCGGCGCCGTGACGCTTGCGAGCGACGCGTACACGCACCCGCAGCCGCATGCCTGTTTCATTCAGAGTGTTGATGATGATCTCGTCAGCGAGGGCGGGATCATGGACCTCTGGGTGCGCGAGGCCCGCCTCTTCAAGTACGGCAGCGGCACTGGCACCAACTTCAGTTCGCTCCGGGGAGAGGGCGAGAAACTCTCGGGCGGCGGCAAGTCGAGCGGGCTGATGTCGTGGCTGCGCATCGGCGATCGCGCGGCGAGCGCGGTCAAGAGCGGCGGGACGACGCGGCGCGCGGCGAAGATGGTTTGCCTCGACATGGACCATCCGGACATCGAGACGTTCATCAACTGGAAGGTGCGCGAGGAAGTGAAGGTCGCGGCGCTGGTGGAGGGGCTCAAGGTTCTCAAGAAGGGCAACAAGGAGATTGCGGATACAAGCGAGCGCCTCGGGCTCAAGCTCGATTACGACTTCAACGGCGAGGCGTACTACACGGTCAGCGGGCAGAACAGCAACAACTCGGTGCGCATCCCCGATTCGTTCTTCGATGCGCTCGACAAGGACGGCGACTGGAACACGACGTGGCGCGTGAACGGGAAGGTCGCGCGTTCGTTCAAGGCGAGCAATCTTTGGGAGCAGATCGGCTTTGCCGCGTGGCGGTGCGCCGACCCGGGCGTGCAGTTCGATGGGACGATCAACGCGTGGCACACCTGCCCGAGCGCGGGACGGATCAATGCGAGCAACCCGTGCAGCGAGTACATGTTCCTCGACAACACGGCGTGCAACCTCGCGTCGCTGAACGTGCTGCGGTTCTATGACGCGGACGCGCGGACGTTTGATGTCGAGCGGTACGAGCACGCGATCGACCTTTGGACGATGGTGCTTGAGATCAGCGTGCTGATGGCGGCGTTCCCGAGCAAGCCGATCGCGGAACTCTCGTGGAAGTACCGCACGCTGGGCCTGGGCTACGCCAACCTCGGCGCGATGCTGATGCAGGCGGGGATTCCGTACGACAGCGAGGAGGCGCGGGCCGTGTGCGCCACGCTTTCTTCGATTCTCACCGGCCGTTCGTACCGGATGAGCGCGTTGATGGCGGGGGAGCATGGGCCGTTCCCCGGGTACGGACCGGACAAGGCGAACATGCTCCGGGTCATCCGGAATCACCGGTTCGCGGCGTACGGCGAGGCGCGCGACAGCGACTCGTACGAAGACCTGCGGATTCGCCCGGTGCCGATCGATCACAAGTTGTTCAAGTCGGGAAAGATCGCGATCGCCAACGCGGAGCAGATCCTCGATCGCGCGGTGGTCGCGTGGGATGAGGCGCTGACCGAGGGCACGCGCTTTGGCTTCCGCAACGCGCAGACAACGGTGATCGCGCCGACGGGGACGATCGGCCTCTTGATGGACTGCGACACGACCGGCGTCGAGCCCGACTTCGCGCTCGTCAAGTTCAAGAAACTCGCGGGCGGCGGCTACTTCAAGATCGCGAACGAGTCGGTGCGTCCGGCGCTCAAGGCGCTCGGCTACTCGGATGATCACATCAAGGAGATCATGGAGTATCTGCTCGGGACGCTCCATCTGAATGTCGCCGTGCCGCCCCACACCGGCGGGCTGAAGACGAATATGACGCTCTCGTCGCTCCTGCGCAGCAAGGGCGTGACGGAGGACGAAGTGCAGGCGATCACGATGAGCCTGCCCTCGATGTTCGAGCTGACGTTCGCGTTCGGCGCGTTCGCGGTGGGGGAGGAAACACTGAAGCTGCTCGGCGTTGATCCCGCCAAGGCTCGCGCGGACTACTCGTTCAACTTGCTCAAGCACCTGGGCTTGAGCGACGTGCAGATCGAAGGATTGAACCGGGCGATCTGCGGCACGCAGACGATCGAGGGTGCGCCGCACCTCAAGGCCGAGCATCTGCCGGTGTTCGACTGCGCCAACAAGTGCGGCAAGCTCGGGCAGCGCTATATCGCGGCCGAGGGGCACATCCGCATGATGGCGGCGGCACAGCCGTTCATCAGCGGCGCGATCAGCAAGACGATCAACCTGCCCAATGAGGCGACGGTGGACGACATCAAGTCGTGCTATCGCCTCTCGTGGGAGCTCGGGCTCAAGGCGAACGCTTTGTATCGCGACGGCTGCAAGCTGAGCCAGCCGCTCAGCAGCACGGCGGATGAGGCCAAGAGCGAACTCAAGAAGGAAGACGAAAAGGCGATCGAGGTCGAGGTCGTTTCGGGAAGCGACGAAGACGCGAACGAGCTTGCGGAAGCGCGAGCCGAAGTCGCGGGCGATGTGGCCCGCATGGCCAGCGCCGTGCAGGTAGGCAACGAGCGCGTGGTGGTCGAAACACAGGTGCAGATCGTGCACCGACCGATGCGCCGGCGCCTGCCCGACACGCGCCCGAGCCTGACGCACAAGTTCAACGTCGCCGGTCACGAGGGATATTTGTCGGTCGGGCTTTATGAGGATGGCCGACCGGGCGAGCTCTTTATCACGATGAGCAAGGAAGGCTCGACGATCGGCGGGCTGATGGACTCGTTGGGCACGGCGGTTTCGGTCGCGCTGCAGTACGGCGTGCCGGTCGAGAGCCTCGTGAACAAGTTCAGCCATCAGCGCTTCGAGCCGGCGGGCATGACGGAGAATCGCGACATTCCGTTCGCGAAGAGCCTCGTCGATTACATTTTTCGCTGGCTCGGGATGCAGTTCATTCCGGGGTATCGCGAGGCGCACGCGCCCAAGCGCGAGCCCGAGGCACCGACGCCGGTCGCGACGGAAGTTCGGATCTCGCTCGAACACGAGGCACCGAGCGCGGGGCGAGACCCTGCGCCGGGAAGGTTGACGGTCGATTCTCCCCGATCGGTCCAGGCATTTGCAGAGACGTTCACACGAGCGGGAACGGCGGTCGGTGCGGTGAAGGCGCATCTCGCGCCGGCTCCGCAGACTGTCGCGACGGTTGCCGCGTCGGCGCTGTCGGCGGCGATGGAGAGTCTGGGAGATGCGCCCGCGTGCGACGGATGCGGCACGATCACGGTTCGCAGCGGCACCTGCTACAAGTGCCTCAACTGCGGAGCGAGCATGGGTTGCAGCTGA
- a CDS encoding four helix bundle protein produces the protein MSEPIKSYQDLIAWQKAYTLGKVIYEIAATLPEAERFGLMSSLRRMSVSIASHIANGYGRGVTSDYIWFLKQARGELYQLDTQLLFARDFKYVTAQVYETIKSQLDESERVLAGLIRSLGG, from the coding sequence ATGTCAGAGCCAATCAAGTCGTATCAGGACCTGATCGCGTGGCAGAAGGCCTACACGCTGGGGAAGGTCATTTACGAGATAGCAGCAACGTTGCCCGAAGCGGAGAGGTTCGGACTGATGTCTTCGCTTCGACGGATGTCGGTTTCGATTGCAAGCCACATCGCAAACGGATATGGACGCGGCGTGACCAGCGACTACATCTGGTTTCTCAAACAGGCTCGAGGCGAGCTGTACCAACTCGACACTCAACTTCTCTTTGCTCGGGATTTCAAGTATGTCACGGCGCAGGTGTACGAGACGATCAAGTCTCAACTGGATGAATCGGAACGGGTGCTCGCGGGCCTGATCCGCAGCCTCGGCGGATAG
- a CDS encoding dCTP deaminase, with amino-acid sequence MSVLSDRQIRKLVKIGPFEEAKKRPGRISYGVSSYGYDVRVGTHFKIFTPATHSGDIAVVDPKAFSDDMMIEVDVAGRPADKQYVIIPPNSFALCETVEYLDVPRDVLAICVGKSTYARCGLIVNVTPLEPEWRGKVTLEISNTTPLPARVYANEGIAQLIFLKADDVCEKSYADKAGKYQDQSGLTLPKVD; translated from the coding sequence GTGTCTGTTCTATCGGATCGCCAAATCAGGAAGCTCGTGAAGATCGGGCCGTTCGAGGAAGCGAAAAAGCGTCCCGGGCGCATCTCATACGGCGTTTCGAGTTACGGCTACGACGTGCGCGTCGGCACGCACTTCAAGATCTTCACGCCCGCGACACACTCGGGCGACATCGCGGTCGTAGACCCAAAGGCGTTCAGCGACGACATGATGATCGAGGTCGATGTCGCGGGGCGGCCGGCGGACAAGCAGTACGTCATCATCCCGCCCAACTCGTTCGCGCTGTGCGAGACGGTGGAGTATCTCGATGTGCCGCGGGATGTCCTGGCGATCTGCGTGGGCAAGAGCACGTACGCGCGTTGCGGGCTGATCGTGAACGTGACTCCGCTGGAGCCCGAGTGGCGCGGCAAGGTGACGCTTGAGATCAGCAACACGACGCCCCTTCCGGCGCGGGTCTACGCGAACGAGGGGATTGCGCAATTGATTTTCTTGAAGGCCGACGACGTGTGCGAGAAGTCGTACGCGGACAAGGCGGGGAAGTACCAGGACCAATCGGGGCTCACTCTTCCGAAAGTCGACTGA
- a CDS encoding flagellar basal body P-ring protein FlgI: MRNGILACGLIGLSLSGCASDDKPKPRAVTPVVRDVAPALRGTVGAESSFRNVDPVLVSGYGLVVGLQGTGGQQLDDGIAALMEREIQLRDISAANEYKWQAIDKVTPKQLLRDKNVAVVYVQALVAPGAPRGMHFDVFVRAMNASSLEGGRLWTTALQLGQTKPAGGPRGKVVAQAYGPIFINPFSDPGQEGAGVTATAGRVLDGGVMVNPMPLEIVLDNNFHTRARAITSAINSRFPEETPERAPVARGRSGQIVEISVPESYRSDPVEFLKLVQYVQVDGPIQRYAQRYVDAAKAEPFLAGEMSWCMEALGDQALPIIRELYDYNEVAPRYAALRAGASLGDPLAAESLKKLALEGRGAERLDAIALLGRISAGPTVDLTLRDLLQEKPLLVRVAAYEALAERAERNRLNRLLREQFTNPDPNAIRLSPTQLQVLAESDIPAGSIQGVSRKRLGDGFFLDRVQGGTGLVYITQQGTPRVVVFGQDPKLVKPMFASAWSDRLMINAQDANGPIKLFYRDWKTDTITQQEVDPELPKLIEFFAHTPTPEDPRPGLGLSYSEVVGALYAIHKAGAMNCNFATERDRLLAALTAANAGQHKERPETTKDRAEVVVLESPEATLAPREEGGLKPIVVPIPREPKKK; the protein is encoded by the coding sequence ATGAGGAATGGCATTCTCGCCTGTGGATTGATCGGGCTCTCTTTGAGCGGCTGCGCCTCGGACGACAAGCCCAAGCCCCGGGCCGTCACGCCGGTCGTGCGTGATGTAGCGCCGGCGCTGCGCGGCACCGTCGGCGCCGAATCGAGTTTCCGCAACGTGGATCCCGTCCTTGTCAGCGGCTACGGCCTTGTCGTCGGCCTCCAGGGAACCGGCGGGCAGCAGCTCGACGACGGCATCGCCGCGTTGATGGAGCGAGAGATTCAACTCCGCGACATCAGCGCCGCCAACGAATACAAGTGGCAGGCGATCGACAAGGTCACGCCCAAGCAGCTCCTCCGAGACAAGAACGTCGCCGTGGTGTACGTGCAGGCGCTGGTCGCGCCGGGTGCACCGCGCGGGATGCACTTCGATGTTTTCGTGCGCGCCATGAACGCTTCGAGCCTCGAAGGAGGTCGCCTCTGGACCACCGCCCTGCAGCTCGGGCAGACCAAACCGGCGGGCGGCCCGCGGGGCAAGGTCGTCGCGCAGGCCTATGGCCCGATCTTCATCAACCCCTTCTCCGATCCCGGACAGGAAGGAGCCGGCGTGACCGCCACGGCCGGACGCGTCCTCGACGGCGGCGTGATGGTCAACCCGATGCCCCTCGAGATCGTCCTCGATAACAACTTCCACACCCGCGCGCGAGCGATCACCAGCGCGATCAACTCGAGATTTCCCGAGGAAACCCCCGAACGCGCACCGGTGGCACGCGGCCGTTCGGGCCAGATTGTCGAGATTTCGGTGCCCGAGTCCTATCGCTCCGATCCTGTCGAGTTTCTGAAACTCGTTCAGTACGTGCAAGTCGACGGACCTATTCAGCGCTACGCCCAGCGCTACGTCGACGCGGCAAAGGCCGAACCGTTCCTCGCCGGGGAAATGTCGTGGTGCATGGAAGCGCTCGGCGATCAGGCCCTGCCCATCATCCGTGAGCTCTACGACTACAACGAAGTCGCGCCCCGTTACGCGGCACTCCGGGCGGGCGCGAGTCTGGGCGATCCGCTCGCGGCAGAATCGCTGAAGAAACTGGCGCTCGAAGGTCGCGGCGCCGAGCGGCTCGACGCGATCGCCCTGCTCGGACGGATCAGCGCCGGCCCGACCGTGGACCTGACGCTGCGCGATCTGCTGCAGGAAAAACCGCTGCTGGTACGGGTCGCGGCGTACGAAGCGCTGGCCGAGCGCGCCGAGCGCAATCGCCTGAACCGCCTGCTCCGCGAACAGTTCACCAATCCCGACCCAAACGCCATCCGCCTCAGCCCCACGCAATTGCAGGTCCTGGCGGAGTCGGACATCCCGGCCGGCTCCATCCAGGGCGTCAGCCGCAAACGGCTCGGCGACGGGTTCTTCCTCGATCGCGTCCAAGGCGGCACCGGCCTCGTCTACATCACCCAGCAGGGAACTCCGCGCGTCGTCGTTTTCGGGCAGGATCCAAAGCTGGTCAAGCCGATGTTCGCTTCGGCCTGGTCCGATCGCCTCATGATCAACGCCCAGGACGCGAACGGCCCGATCAAACTCTTCTACCGGGATTGGAAAACGGACACGATCACCCAGCAGGAAGTCGATCCCGAGCTGCCCAAGCTGATCGAGTTCTTCGCCCACACCCCCACGCCCGAGGACCCCCGCCCCGGCCTTGGGCTCAGCTACAGCGAGGTGGTCGGTGCCCTGTACGCCATTCACAAGGCCGGCGCGATGAATTGCAATTTCGCCACCGAACGCGACCGCCTCCTCGCGGCCCTGACGGCAGCAAACGCCGGCCAGCACAAAGAGCGCCCGGAGACGACCAAAGACAGGGCCGAAGTGGTCGTGCTCGAGTCGCCCGAAGCGACCCTGGCGCCGCGCGAAGAGGGCGGCCTCAAACCAATCGTTGTTCCGATCCCGCGCGAGCCGAAGAAGAAGTAA
- the smc gene encoding chromosome segregation protein SMC, which produces MRLVKLSLAGFKSFADPTEFIFEDMVTGIVGPNGCGKSNVVDAIKWVLGERSSKSLRGTEMLDVIFAGSAGRKPAGMASVTLTFENPVRTDLAPADAAIGETTESIEPEGSITPDGLADAAGEAAALEEAEDSIVDASVKGKRGLPIDHDTVEVERRLYRDGTSQYLINGRRARLRDIRELFLDTGIGADAYSIIEQGKVDRMLLASPQERRAIFEEAAGVAKYKQRRIEAMRKLEKTEQNLASTRLQLESTERRLRLVKGQAAKARKFQTLDTELTAWRTALAFDQYDELRTRLDGLASRQSDLESQRTSAQQQVMQLDEQRLQAEATRAEKQAIGRAAEQERLNVAFQSSQATQKREMSQRSLTDVVARLELDRDRLSNLEQELVKVGAAIADTSETLAAEAEKRDEQERALAALTSERASLLTEAQAREDELAQKRRQMQQIDRERAGLVASAEAEERQARGLADQIAGLERRAEQIQAGMLATERDSEQARQAFAQFGSEVSRLEGELESALAELERLSGGRDSLAKRVGELQQDLARIESRRATLREMAEDHVGYAEAVRAVLKARQEGRFAGVRGALADLIEVNPGATQAVEAALGAGLQALVVETPAQLPNAEEIASLPGRVTFLPLDVGSQRTGEFPGTISDVDPTLASKVVRLGGLVTPRAGLESAEALSRTIDRLLGETFVVESIDGALMLAASGVLPERARFVTQDGTVIESDGRVIAGPLGADSASGVGVLARREETEKLEEQAAQVRAQLDAAKGELATVGSAASALGEQTGALRRELAESQRQAVAHHGLMERKTAELARIVRDQSESGQQLEGLRARRTRLEQEASELRERAQKLGGLLEEHTAQTREAEAASAASRARAEALSEQCTQVKVAVERLTAQASVARRELSRLELARDDAERQKRDLSAHAEQGAARVEELNAAIKESSSLIEESAAALAEVSARSEAISKEIAGASDIVIEVTESLNSAREHAMTLERDWNALEITRRELEVKRETVEERTHQELRVDLAAEYPQYREMLATGDVSKPDVSSAAACIANLKEQIKALGNVNLDAIDEEGTLESANETLVKQVADMDTARATLVELIEKLNVISKERFGAVFTKIQEQFGGAEGMFRRLFGGGKAEVRLMPLVREIENADGTISKVETEEVDLLESGIEVVAKPPGKEPRSISQLSGGEKTLTAVALLMSIFRSKPSCFCILDEVDAALDESNVNRFGQVVRQFTDLSHFIVITHNKRTMQQADRLFGVTMQERGVSTRVTVKFEQVGKDGSIRHDAQSTAAQSIEPKQVSDGAASPGPLRRALAAMHERESPVVPSDN; this is translated from the coding sequence ATGCGCCTGGTCAAACTGTCTCTCGCCGGCTTCAAGTCGTTCGCCGACCCCACCGAGTTCATTTTCGAGGACATGGTGACGGGCATCGTCGGTCCCAACGGCTGCGGCAAGAGCAACGTCGTCGACGCGATCAAATGGGTGCTGGGCGAGCGCAGCAGCAAGAGCCTTCGCGGCACGGAAATGCTCGACGTCATCTTCGCCGGAAGCGCCGGGCGCAAACCCGCCGGGATGGCCAGCGTCACCCTCACCTTTGAAAACCCGGTACGAACCGATCTCGCTCCGGCGGATGCCGCAATCGGCGAAACGACCGAATCGATCGAACCAGAAGGAAGCATCACGCCCGATGGGCTCGCAGATGCCGCTGGCGAAGCGGCCGCGCTCGAAGAGGCCGAGGACTCGATCGTCGACGCGAGCGTGAAGGGCAAGCGCGGCCTTCCCATCGACCACGACACGGTCGAGGTCGAGCGCCGGCTGTACCGGGACGGGACAAGCCAGTATCTGATCAACGGACGACGCGCGCGTCTCCGCGACATCCGCGAGCTATTCCTGGATACGGGCATCGGCGCCGACGCCTATTCGATCATCGAACAGGGCAAGGTCGATCGCATGCTCCTCGCAAGCCCGCAGGAACGGCGCGCGATCTTCGAAGAAGCCGCGGGAGTCGCCAAGTACAAGCAGCGCCGCATCGAAGCGATGCGCAAGCTCGAAAAGACCGAGCAGAATCTCGCGAGCACACGCCTGCAACTCGAAAGCACCGAGCGCCGCCTTCGTCTGGTCAAGGGTCAAGCCGCCAAGGCCCGCAAGTTCCAGACACTCGATACCGAACTGACCGCGTGGCGCACGGCACTGGCATTCGATCAGTACGACGAACTTCGCACGCGTCTCGACGGGCTCGCCAGCCGGCAGAGCGATCTGGAATCACAGCGCACGAGCGCGCAGCAGCAGGTCATGCAACTCGACGAGCAGAGGCTGCAGGCCGAGGCAACCCGCGCCGAGAAGCAGGCGATCGGCCGGGCCGCGGAACAGGAAAGGCTGAACGTCGCGTTCCAGTCGTCCCAGGCGACGCAGAAGCGCGAAATGTCGCAGCGCTCGCTCACGGATGTCGTCGCGCGGCTGGAACTCGATCGCGATCGCCTGTCGAATCTCGAGCAGGAACTGGTCAAAGTCGGCGCGGCGATCGCGGATACGAGTGAAACGCTCGCCGCCGAAGCGGAAAAGCGCGACGAGCAGGAGCGTGCGCTCGCGGCACTCACTTCCGAACGTGCTTCGCTCCTGACCGAAGCGCAGGCCCGCGAGGATGAACTCGCGCAGAAGCGCCGGCAGATGCAGCAGATCGACCGCGAGCGCGCCGGTCTCGTCGCCTCCGCCGAAGCCGAGGAAAGGCAGGCACGCGGGCTCGCGGATCAGATCGCCGGGCTCGAGCGCCGCGCCGAGCAGATCCAGGCAGGGATGCTCGCGACCGAGCGCGACAGCGAACAGGCCCGCCAGGCTTTCGCGCAGTTCGGGTCGGAAGTGTCGAGGCTGGAAGGCGAACTCGAATCGGCGCTGGCGGAACTTGAGCGCCTCTCGGGCGGCCGCGATTCGCTCGCCAAGCGCGTCGGCGAGTTGCAGCAGGATCTTGCACGCATCGAGAGCCGGCGCGCCACGCTCCGTGAGATGGCCGAAGACCACGTCGGCTACGCCGAGGCCGTTCGCGCCGTGCTCAAGGCACGGCAGGAAGGTCGCTTTGCCGGCGTGCGCGGCGCGCTCGCCGATCTGATCGAAGTGAATCCGGGCGCGACGCAGGCCGTCGAAGCAGCGCTCGGCGCCGGGTTGCAGGCGCTGGTCGTCGAAACCCCGGCGCAGCTGCCGAATGCAGAAGAGATCGCGTCGCTGCCGGGGCGCGTGACTTTTCTTCCGCTCGACGTCGGATCCCAGCGCACCGGCGAATTCCCCGGCACGATCTCCGATGTCGATCCGACACTGGCATCCAAAGTCGTCCGGCTCGGCGGGCTCGTCACGCCCCGCGCGGGGCTCGAGAGCGCAGAGGCATTGTCGCGCACCATCGACCGCTTGCTGGGTGAGACGTTCGTCGTCGAATCGATCGATGGCGCGCTCATGCTCGCCGCTTCCGGCGTGCTGCCGGAGCGGGCCCGTTTCGTCACGCAGGATGGAACGGTCATCGAGAGCGACGGCCGCGTGATCGCGGGTCCGCTCGGCGCCGACAGCGCGTCGGGCGTGGGCGTGCTCGCCCGCCGCGAAGAAACCGAAAAACTCGAAGAGCAGGCGGCGCAGGTTCGCGCCCAGCTCGATGCCGCCAAGGGCGAACTCGCAACCGTCGGCTCCGCCGCCTCGGCGCTCGGCGAACAGACCGGCGCGCTCCGACGCGAGCTGGCCGAATCCCAGCGCCAGGCCGTTGCGCACCACGGCTTGATGGAGCGCAAGACCGCCGAACTCGCCCGCATCGTCCGCGATCAGAGCGAATCGGGTCAGCAACTCGAAGGGCTCCGCGCCCGTCGCACCAGGCTCGAACAGGAAGCGAGCGAACTCCGCGAGCGGGCGCAGAAGCTCGGCGGGCTTCTCGAAGAGCACACCGCCCAGACCCGCGAGGCCGAGGCCGCTTCCGCCGCATCCCGCGCCCGCGCCGAAGCGCTCTCGGAACAGTGCACCCAGGTCAAGGTCGCGGTCGAGCGCCTCACGGCGCAGGCCTCGGTCGCTCGCCGCGAACTCTCCCGCCTCGAACTCGCGCGCGACGATGCCGAGCGACAGAAGCGCGATCTTTCGGCCCACGCCGAGCAGGGCGCAGCCCGCGTCGAAGAACTCAACGCCGCGATCAAGGAGAGCAGCTCGCTCATCGAGGAGTCCGCCGCGGCCCTCGCCGAGGTCTCCGCAAGATCCGAGGCGATCTCGAAGGAAATCGCGGGCGCGAGCGACATCGTCATCGAAGTAACCGAATCGCTCAACTCCGCGCGCGAGCACGCCATGACCCTCGAGCGCGATTGGAACGCGCTCGAGATCACCCGGCGCGAGCTCGAGGTAAAGCGCGAGACCGTCGAGGAGCGCACGCACCAGGAACTCCGCGTCGATCTCGCGGCCGAGTACCCGCAGTACCGCGAGATGCTCGCGACGGGCGATGTAAGCAAACCCGACGTGTCGAGCGCCGCGGCATGCATCGCAAACCTCAAGGAACAGATCAAAGCGCTGGGCAATGTGAACCTCGACGCGATCGACGAGGAAGGCACGCTTGAGTCGGCCAACGAAACCCTTGTAAAACAAGTGGCGGACATGGACACCGCCCGGGCGACACTCGTCGAGCTCATCGAGAAGCTCAATGTCATCTCCAAGGAGAGGTTCGGCGCCGTGTTCACGAAAATCCAGGAACAGTTCGGCGGCGCCGAAGGAATGTTCCGGCGCCTCTTCGGCGGAGGCAAAGCCGAGGTCCGCCTCATGCCCCTCGTGCGCGAGATCGAGAACGCCGACGGCACCATCAGCAAGGTCGAAACCGAGGAGGTCGATCTGCTCGAGAGCGGCATCGAGGTCGTTGCGAAGCCGCCCGGAAAAGAGCCTCGCAGCATCAGCCAATTGTCGGGAGGCGAGAAGACGCTCACGGCGGTGGCGCTCCTGATGAGCATCTTCCGCAGCAAGCCATCGTGCTTCTGCATCCTTGACGAAGTGGACGCGGCGCTCGACGAGAGCAACGTCAACCGCTTCGGGCAGGTGGTACGCCAGTTCACCGATCTCTCGCACTTCATCGTCATCACGCACAACAAGCGGACGATGCAGCAGGCCGATCGCCTCTTCGGCGTGACGATGCAGGAGCGCGGCGTTTCGACGCGCGTCACCGTGAAGTTCGAGCAGGTCGGCAAGGACGGGTCGATCCGGCACGACGCGCAGTCGACGGCGGCACAATCGATCGAACCGAAGCAAGTTTCGGATGGTGCGGCTTCGCCGGGTCCGCTGCGCCGGGCGCTCGCGGCGATGCACGAGCGCGAATCTCCGGTTGTCCCGAGCGACAACTGA